The following coding sequences are from one Mugil cephalus isolate CIBA_MC_2020 chromosome 9, CIBA_Mcephalus_1.1, whole genome shotgun sequence window:
- the nars2 gene encoding probable asparagine--tRNA ligase, mitochondrial — MFQVVVKAFSVSLAAPGPRRILLSARHYCEKTPTKVRVSEALSRTELGTNVKVQGWVRSVRPQKTNVFLHVNDGSSLQSLQVVASPELDDPLLTFGSAVEVTGVLKKSPHQRQPVELEAKQIRVVGECNPVDFPFKIKERHSLEYIRQFPHFRCRTNAFSSLLRIRSEATAAIHSYFKDNGFVQIHTPIITSNDCEGAGELFQVEPSGSHIDNENFFSVPAFLTVSGQLHLEVMSGAFSRVYTFGTTFRAENSQTRRHLAEFYMVEAEVSFAQSIEDLTKVMEDMFRSATEHVFAHCVEDVDLFHKHVTPGHRDTVDAMLKNRFPTITYSEAIDILKRSSETFVFPADWGCDLKTEHEKYLVKHCGNIPVFVTDYPYDLKPFYARDNQDHPQHTAAAVDLLVPGVGELCGGSLREERLDLLRARLEEVGLADTYSWYLDLRRFGSVPHGGFGLGFERYLQCILGVESIKDVIPFPRFSRSCVL, encoded by the exons ATGTTTCAGGTTGTAGTTAAAGCGTTTTCTGTATCACTAGCCGCCCCAGGTCCTCGGAGAATATTACTGAGTGCTCGACATTATTGTGAGAAGACACCAACAAAAGTCAGAGTGTCTGAAGCACTTTCGAGGACAGAGTTGGGGACAAATGTTAAAGTGCAG GGATGGGTTCGCTCCGTCAGACCTCAGAAGACTAACGTCTTCCTCCACGTGAATGATGGGAGCTCCTTGCAGTCGTTGCAAGTTGTCGCCAGTCCAGAGCTGGATGATCC GTTGCTCACGTTTGGCAGCGCTGTCGAAGTCACGGGCGTTCTTAAAAAAAGTCCACACCAGCGGCAGCCAGTTGAACTGGAAGCAAAGCAGATCCGCGTAGTGGGAGAATGTAACCCTGTG gattttccttttaaaatcaaAGAGAGACACAGCCTTGAGTACATTCGCCAGTTTCCTCATTTCAGGTGCAGAACAAATGCCTTTAGCTCCCTGTTGAGGATACGAAGTGAGGCCACTGCAGCGATTCATTCATATTTCAAG gacaaCGGCTTTGTGCAGATTCACACTCCGATCATCACCTCGAATGACTGTGAAGGAGCAGGGGAGCTCTTTCAGGTTGAA CCATCAGGCTCACATATAGACAATGAGAACTTTTTCTCTGTACCGGCCTTCCTGACTGTGTCCGGGCAGCTTCATTTGGAAGTGATGTCTGG GGCTTTTTCTCGAGTTTACACATTTGGGACAACTTTTCGTGCAGAGAACTCCCAAACCAGACGGCACCTGGCTGAGTTTtacatggtggaggcagaggTCTCCTTCGCGCAGTCCATAGAGGATCTCACCAAG GTCATGGAGGACATGTTCAGGTCTGCCACTGAGCATGTCTTCGCTCACTGTGTGGAGGATGTGGATTTGTTTCACAAGCATGTGACTCCTGGACACAGG GACACTGTAGACGCCATGCTGAAGAACCGTTTCCCGAC AATCACCTACAGTGAGGCTATAGACATCCTAAAACGCAGCTCCGAGACATTTGTCTTTCCAGCAGAT TGGGGTTGCGACCTTAAGACAGAACATGAGAAGTACCTGGTGAAACATTGCGGCAACATTCCGGTCTTTGTCACTGATTATCCTTATGATCTGAAGCCGTTTTATGCAAGAGACAACCAGGACCATCCTCAGCATACA GCAGCTGCAGTGGACCTGCTCGTGCCAGGAGTTGGAGAGCTCTGCGGGGGCTCGCTAAGGGAGGAAAGGCTGGATCTGCTGCGGGCTCGGCTGGAAGA GGTTGGATTGGCAGACACGTACAGCTG GTATCTTGATTTGAGGCGCTTCGGCTCCGTACCTCACGGTGGCTTCGGACTGGGATTTGAGCGATATTTGCAATGCATTCTTGGTGTTGAGAGCATAAAAGATGTGATTCCTTTCCCAAGATTTTCCCGCTCTTGTGTTCTATAA